Proteins from a genomic interval of Asticcacaulis sp. AND118:
- the parE gene encoding DNA topoisomerase IV subunit B: MSTTPPQPSLFGGDAPAPQPSEPQKPATATEAAPKAEPTKAPQPATPPAAPSAMTAEGYGADAIEVLEGLEPVRKRPGMYIGGTDEKALHHLFAEVLDNAMDEAVAGHAKAIWVELDAEGYLSVRDDGRGIPVDPHPKYPGKSALEVVMTVLHSGGKFSGKAYETSGGLHGVGVSVVNALSERLEVTVWRDGFEWQQIFSRGLSQGPIQQIGPSKKRGTRERFKPDEDIFGVGAHFKPARLYRMAKAKAYLFRGVQIHWKCDPSQIADHTPAEDRFYFPNGLADYLAERVQETETVTDIFSGRVERKGEAGAVEWAVTWSGAGFGEFDGFTQSYCNTIPTPDGGTHEAGLRAALTRSLKAYAEMTGDKRGGIVTAEDVVAQAGVVISVFIKNPEFQGQTKDRLSSSEAQRLVEKALADPFDHWLISSPKQADRLLQFVVERAEERLKKRKDKEVQRASATRKLRLPGKLADCARQDAHGTELFIVEGDSAGGSAKQARNRNTQAILPLRGKILNIASATADKAKSNQELSDLGLALGVQPGARFKEDDLRYERIVIMTDADVDGAHIASLLITYFYRTMPSMIRQGHLYLAMPPLYRISHGTKIVYAKDDAHRLEILETEFKGKKPEIGRFKGLGEMMPAQLKETTMDPKTRTLARVTLPENEGDIEDLVETLMGRKPELRFKYIQQNAEFVGEDLDV, encoded by the coding sequence ATGTCCACTACGCCTCCCCAACCGTCCCTGTTCGGCGGCGACGCCCCGGCCCCTCAACCGTCCGAGCCCCAAAAGCCCGCAACGGCGACCGAAGCTGCGCCGAAGGCCGAACCGACGAAAGCACCGCAACCGGCTACTCCACCCGCCGCTCCTTCGGCAATGACCGCGGAAGGTTACGGGGCGGACGCCATCGAGGTGCTGGAAGGTCTTGAGCCGGTGCGCAAGCGTCCGGGCATGTATATCGGCGGCACGGACGAAAAGGCGCTGCACCATCTGTTCGCCGAAGTGCTCGACAACGCCATGGACGAAGCCGTGGCCGGTCACGCCAAGGCTATCTGGGTCGAACTGGACGCCGAGGGCTATCTGTCGGTGCGCGACGACGGTCGCGGCATCCCGGTCGATCCCCACCCCAAATATCCGGGCAAGTCGGCGCTGGAAGTCGTCATGACCGTGCTGCACTCCGGGGGCAAGTTCTCCGGCAAGGCCTATGAAACCTCCGGCGGCCTGCACGGCGTCGGCGTCTCGGTGGTTAACGCCCTGTCTGAACGGCTGGAAGTCACGGTGTGGCGCGACGGCTTCGAATGGCAGCAGATCTTTTCGCGCGGCCTCAGCCAGGGCCCCATCCAGCAGATCGGCCCGTCGAAGAAACGCGGCACCCGCGAACGATTCAAACCGGACGAGGACATCTTCGGCGTCGGCGCGCATTTCAAGCCGGCGCGTCTGTACCGCATGGCCAAGGCCAAGGCCTATCTGTTCCGCGGCGTGCAGATCCACTGGAAATGCGACCCCAGCCAGATCGCCGACCACACCCCGGCGGAAGACAGGTTCTACTTCCCCAACGGCCTGGCCGACTATCTGGCCGAGCGCGTGCAGGAAACCGAGACCGTCACCGACATCTTCTCCGGCCGCGTCGAGCGCAAAGGCGAAGCCGGAGCGGTCGAATGGGCGGTGACCTGGTCCGGCGCCGGTTTCGGCGAGTTTGACGGCTTCACCCAGTCCTACTGTAACACCATCCCGACGCCGGACGGTGGCACGCACGAGGCCGGCCTGCGCGCCGCCCTCACGCGTTCGCTGAAGGCCTATGCCGAAATGACCGGCGACAAGCGCGGCGGCATCGTCACGGCGGAAGACGTGGTGGCTCAGGCTGGCGTGGTCATCTCCGTCTTCATCAAGAACCCGGAATTCCAGGGCCAGACCAAGGACCGCCTCTCGTCCAGCGAGGCCCAGCGCCTTGTCGAAAAGGCGCTGGCCGACCCGTTCGACCACTGGCTGATCAGCTCGCCCAAGCAGGCCGACCGCCTGCTGCAATTCGTTGTGGAGCGCGCCGAGGAGCGCCTGAAAAAGCGCAAGGACAAGGAAGTCCAGCGCGCTTCGGCGACGCGCAAGCTGCGCCTGCCGGGCAAGCTGGCCGACTGCGCGCGTCAGGACGCCCACGGCACCGAACTGTTCATCGTCGAAGGCGACTCGGCCGGCGGCTCGGCCAAGCAGGCGCGCAACCGCAATACGCAGGCCATCCTGCCCCTGCGCGGCAAGATCCTCAATATCGCCTCGGCCACCGCCGACAAGGCCAAGTCGAATCAGGAACTGTCCGACCTCGGTCTGGCGCTGGGCGTGCAGCCCGGCGCGCGGTTCAAGGAAGACGACCTGCGTTATGAGCGCATCGTCATCATGACCGACGCCGATGTCGACGGCGCGCACATCGCTTCTCTGCTCATCACCTACTTTTATCGCACCATGCCGTCGATGATCCGTCAGGGTCACCTGTATCTGGCCATGCCGCCGCTCTATCGCATCAGCCATGGCACCAAGATCGTCTATGCCAAGGACGACGCGCACCGCCTCGAAATCCTCGAAACCGAGTTCAAGGGCAAGAAGCCGGAGATCGGCCGCTTCAAGGGGCTGGGTGAAATGATGCCGGCGCAGCTCAAGGAAACCACCATGGACCCGAAGACGCGGACCCTGGCGCGGGTGACCCTGCCCGAGAATGAGGGCGACATCGAGGACCTGGTCGAAACCCTGATGGGCCGCAAGCCGGAACTGCGTTTCAAGTATATTCAGCAGAATGCCGAATTTGTCGGCGAGGATCTGGACGTGTAA
- a CDS encoding TorF family putative porin — translation MKKFLLAAAVAAGALVAGAASAEGALSYNIAATNNYVWRGISQSDKEAAVQGGIDYTNGSFYAGTWASNVDFGGDASLEVDVYAGVKPTVGNWAFDFGAIYYAYPDEDDLNFGELKAGFTHPMGKGSIGAAMYTNWETLENPYYELNAAYPLTDKWSVSGAMGKQELDGGDYTTWNVGLGYALTENLSIDARYWDTGDHDMGWTADGRNVAKEQIALTIKAAF, via the coding sequence ATGAAGAAGTTCCTCCTCGCTGCTGCCGTCGCCGCTGGCGCTCTGGTTGCCGGCGCTGCTTCGGCCGAAGGCGCTCTGAGCTACAACATCGCCGCCACCAACAACTATGTCTGGCGCGGCATCTCGCAGTCGGACAAGGAAGCGGCTGTTCAGGGCGGCATCGACTACACCAACGGCTCCTTCTACGCCGGCACCTGGGCTTCGAACGTCGATTTCGGCGGCGACGCCTCGCTGGAAGTCGACGTGTACGCCGGCGTTAAGCCGACCGTCGGTAACTGGGCCTTCGACTTCGGCGCCATCTACTACGCCTATCCGGACGAAGACGACCTGAACTTCGGTGAACTGAAGGCGGGCTTCACGCATCCGATGGGCAAGGGCTCGATCGGCGCGGCCATGTACACCAACTGGGAAACGCTGGAAAACCCCTACTACGAGCTGAACGCGGCTTACCCGCTGACCGACAAGTGGTCGGTTTCGGGCGCCATGGGCAAGCAAGAGCTGGACGGCGGTGACTACACCACCTGGAACGTCGGCCTCGGCTACGCTCTGACTGAAAACCTGTCGATCGACGCCCGTTACTGGGACACCGGCGACCACGACATGGGCTGGACCGCTGACGGTCGCAACGTTGCCAAGGAGCAGATCGCTCTGACCATCAAGGCGGCGTTCTAA
- a CDS encoding TorF family putative porin has product MKKVCVAAVAALGLLTAGAASAEGTLSYNIGVTTDYVWRGVTQTDENAAIQGGIDYTNGIFYAGTWASNVDFGGDADYELDLYAGIKPTAGNFTFDIGVLAYLYPQEDDINFEEVKLGVSHPLGKGTIGAAAYFNTDDNFEDYFEVNAAYPLTEKLSVSGAFGDYGTYNTWNVGGAYSLTSNLSLDLRYHDTDVDTPYSDERVVLSLKAAF; this is encoded by the coding sequence ATGAAAAAGGTTTGCGTTGCGGCGGTTGCCGCTCTTGGTCTGCTGACGGCAGGCGCGGCTTCGGCCGAAGGCACGCTCAGCTACAATATCGGCGTCACGACGGACTATGTCTGGCGCGGCGTCACCCAGACGGACGAGAATGCCGCCATCCAGGGCGGTATCGACTACACGAACGGCATCTTCTACGCCGGCACCTGGGCGTCCAACGTCGATTTCGGCGGCGATGCGGATTACGAGTTGGATCTGTATGCCGGCATCAAGCCGACGGCGGGCAACTTCACCTTCGATATCGGCGTACTGGCCTACCTGTATCCGCAGGAAGACGACATCAATTTCGAAGAAGTGAAACTGGGCGTCAGCCATCCGCTGGGCAAGGGCACCATCGGCGCCGCGGCCTACTTCAACACCGATGACAATTTCGAAGACTATTTCGAAGTCAACGCCGCCTATCCGCTGACCGAGAAACTCTCGGTTTCGGGCGCCTTCGGTGACTACGGCACCTACAACACCTGGAACGTCGGCGGCGCCTATAGCTTGACGTCCAACCTGTCGCTCGACCTGCGTTACCACGACACCGACGTGGACACGCCCTACAGCGACGAGCGCGTGGTGCTGAGCCTGAAGGCCGCCTTCTAG
- a CDS encoding ammonium transporter, with amino-acid sequence MAAPVVTVAHAAAVTSEAAVSESAAAPEATPVAEAEAPAPALLAHQAPLEIDLASSSFVFLSTALVLMMTLPGLALFYGGMVRKKNVIATVTQSVAVSCVAGLLWYVVGYSISFGVGGDLFGIPGETVNKFIGGFDTVLLKGVTKETAFSLAPGLPEMLWISYQMTFAIITPALITGAFAERIKLSGLLLFMALWSVFVYAPICHQVWGGGFMGGMGVLDFAGGAVVHVNSGVAGLVAALFLGRRKGYGTEEMAPNNLIFVMIGAALLFVGWIGFNAGSAWTPDGIGAAALLNTILAALAAALSWKLVEWTIRRKPSLLGILSGLVAGLVAITPAAGFVNPTGALIIGLIAGPVCYVFASWVKKLLGYDDSLDAFGIHGAGGALGAVLTGVFADPAINSLSEGANVMTQIMGLVYTILWSAIGTLIILVICKFTTGLRVSEADEEAGLDSALHDEVHH; translated from the coding sequence ATGGCGGCTCCGGTCGTCACTGTCGCTCACGCAGCGGCTGTCACCTCCGAAGCCGCGGTTTCGGAATCGGCTGCGGCTCCGGAAGCCACTCCGGTGGCGGAAGCCGAAGCGCCCGCTCCGGCCCTTCTGGCTCACCAGGCGCCTCTGGAAATCGATCTGGCGTCGTCTTCTTTCGTCTTCCTGTCCACCGCCCTCGTTCTGATGATGACCCTGCCGGGTCTGGCCCTGTTCTACGGCGGTATGGTGCGTAAAAAGAACGTCATCGCCACCGTTACCCAGTCCGTCGCCGTGTCGTGCGTCGCCGGCCTCCTGTGGTACGTGGTCGGCTATTCGATCTCCTTCGGCGTGGGTGGCGATTTGTTCGGCATTCCGGGCGAAACCGTCAATAAGTTCATCGGCGGCTTCGACACGGTTCTGCTGAAGGGCGTCACCAAGGAAACCGCTTTCAGCCTGGCCCCCGGCCTGCCTGAAATGCTGTGGATCTCCTATCAGATGACCTTCGCCATCATCACCCCGGCCCTGATCACCGGCGCCTTCGCCGAACGCATCAAGCTGTCGGGCCTGCTGCTGTTCATGGCCCTGTGGTCGGTCTTCGTCTACGCGCCGATCTGCCACCAGGTCTGGGGCGGCGGCTTCATGGGCGGCATGGGCGTGCTGGACTTCGCCGGCGGCGCGGTCGTTCACGTCAATTCGGGTGTGGCCGGTCTGGTCGCGGCCCTGTTCCTCGGCCGTCGTAAGGGTTACGGCACCGAAGAAATGGCGCCTAACAACCTGATCTTCGTCATGATCGGTGCCGCTCTCCTGTTCGTGGGCTGGATCGGCTTCAACGCCGGCTCCGCCTGGACCCCGGACGGCATCGGCGCCGCCGCCCTGCTGAACACGATCCTGGCCGCGCTCGCCGCCGCCCTGTCGTGGAAGCTGGTCGAGTGGACCATCCGCCGCAAGCCGTCGCTGCTCGGTATCCTGTCGGGTCTGGTGGCCGGTCTGGTCGCCATTACCCCGGCTGCGGGCTTCGTCAACCCGACCGGTGCCCTGATCATCGGTCTGATCGCCGGCCCGGTCTGCTACGTCTTCGCGTCGTGGGTGAAGAAGCTGCTCGGCTACGACGACTCGCTGGACGCCTTCGGCATCCACGGTGCGGGTGGCGCTCTTGGCGCTGTCCTGACCGGCGTGTTCGCCGATCCGGCTATCAACAGCCTGTCGGAAGGCGCCAACGTCATGACCCAGATCATGGGCCTGGTTTACACCATCCTGTGGTCGGCCATCGGCACCCTGATCATCCTCGTCATCTGCAAGTTCACCACGGGCCTGCGCGTGTCGGAAGCGGATGAAGAAGCGGGTCTCGACTCGGCTCTGCATGACGAAGTGCACCACTAA
- the glnA gene encoding type I glutamate--ammonia ligase, with the protein MTAADILKLIKEKDVKYVDVRFTDVRGKMQHVTFDIDLVDDDFLNDGTMFDGSSIAGWKAINESDMKLRPDLKTAYIDPFYQQTTLFLFCDVINPDTNEPYNRDPRSIAKKALAYVQSAGIGDTVYFGPEAEFFLFDDVKWSIAPNNTGFSFDSYELPGNSSKEYPEGNMGHRPGPKGGYFPVNPIDSAQDLRGEMLAVMGELGMEPEKHHHEVAPAQHELGLKFSDMLTMADRLQLYKYVVQNVAHAYGKTATFMPKPMFGDNGSGMHVHQSIWKGGKPLFAGDKYAGLSDLCLWYIGGIIKHAKAINAFANPSTNSYKRLVPGYEAPVKLAYSARNRSASIRIPWVSSPKGKRIEARFPDPLGNPYLTFTALLMAGLDGIENRIDPGPAADKNLYDLPPQEQKSVPEVCGSLREALDNLDKDRAFLKKGGVFDDDFIDSYIELKMEEVMAFELRPHPIEFEMYYKG; encoded by the coding sequence ATGACCGCAGCAGACATTCTCAAGCTCATCAAGGAAAAGGACGTCAAATATGTCGACGTCCGCTTCACCGACGTTCGCGGCAAGATGCAGCATGTGACCTTCGACATCGATCTCGTCGATGACGACTTCCTCAACGACGGCACCATGTTCGACGGTTCGTCGATCGCCGGCTGGAAGGCCATCAACGAATCCGACATGAAGCTGCGCCCGGACCTGAAGACGGCCTATATCGATCCGTTCTATCAGCAGACGACCCTCTTCCTGTTCTGCGACGTCATCAATCCGGACACCAACGAGCCCTATAACCGCGATCCGCGCTCGATCGCCAAGAAGGCCCTGGCCTACGTTCAGTCGGCCGGCATCGGCGACACCGTCTATTTCGGTCCGGAAGCCGAGTTCTTCCTGTTCGACGACGTCAAGTGGTCGATCGCTCCGAACAATACGGGCTTCTCGTTCGACTCCTACGAACTGCCGGGCAACTCCTCGAAGGAGTATCCGGAAGGCAATATGGGTCACCGTCCGGGCCCGAAGGGCGGCTATTTCCCCGTCAATCCGATCGACTCCGCTCAGGACCTGCGCGGTGAAATGCTGGCCGTGATGGGCGAACTGGGCATGGAACCGGAAAAGCACCACCACGAAGTGGCGCCGGCCCAGCACGAGCTTGGCCTGAAGTTCTCGGACATGCTGACCATGGCCGACCGCCTGCAGCTCTACAAGTACGTCGTCCAGAACGTCGCCCACGCCTACGGCAAGACCGCGACCTTCATGCCGAAGCCGATGTTCGGCGATAACGGTTCGGGCATGCACGTCCACCAGTCGATCTGGAAGGGCGGCAAGCCGCTGTTCGCTGGCGACAAGTATGCCGGTCTGTCGGACCTGTGCCTGTGGTACATCGGCGGCATCATCAAGCACGCCAAGGCCATCAACGCCTTCGCCAACCCCTCGACCAACTCCTACAAGCGTCTGGTCCCCGGCTACGAAGCCCCTGTGAAGCTGGCCTATTCGGCCCGCAACCGTTCGGCCTCGATCCGTATTCCGTGGGTGTCCTCGCCGAAGGGCAAGCGTATCGAAGCGCGCTTCCCCGATCCGCTGGGCAACCCCTATCTGACCTTCACCGCCCTGCTGATGGCCGGCCTCGACGGTATCGAAAACCGTATCGATCCGGGCCCCGCCGCCGACAAGAACCTGTACGACCTGCCGCCGCAAGAGCAGAAGTCGGTGCCGGAAGTCTGCGGTTCGCTGCGTGAAGCGCTCGACAACCTCGACAAGGACCGCGCCTTCCTCAAGAAGGGCGGCGTGTTCGACGACGACTTCATCGACTCCTACATCGAACTGAAGATGGAAGAAGTGATGGCCTTCGAACTGCGTCCGCACCCGATCGAGTTCGAAATGTACTATAAGGGCTAA
- a CDS encoding P-II family nitrogen regulator, with amino-acid sequence MKKIEAVIKPFKLDEVKEALQEIGVQGMTVLEAKGYGRQKGHSELYRGAEYVVDFLPKIKIELVVADDLAPAALEAIQTAARTGKIGDGKIFVSDIIDVVRIRTGESGPQAV; translated from the coding sequence ATGAAAAAGATCGAAGCTGTCATCAAACCTTTCAAGCTCGACGAAGTGAAGGAAGCCCTTCAGGAAATCGGCGTGCAGGGTATGACCGTGCTGGAAGCCAAGGGATATGGCCGCCAGAAAGGACATTCCGAACTCTATCGGGGGGCGGAATATGTTGTTGATTTTCTGCCGAAGATCAAAATCGAACTCGTGGTTGCCGACGACCTGGCTCCGGCCGCGCTTGAGGCCATCCAGACCGCCGCGCGCACGGGCAAGATCGGCGACGGCAAGATTTTTGTGAGCGACATCATCGACGTCGTTCGCATCCGCACCGGGGAGTCCGGACCGCAGGCGGTCTGA
- a CDS encoding TIGR02466 family protein — protein sequence MKEIPAAATLLQLFVTEVYRSELGGTSADPLLTRLEAACERTAAGDTAGRDWAAAQGYLGYTSYESIVDLRTEDPVFSELVSLLDIQVLLYARLMELDLRGKTPHLQSLWINRLDTGGAHSGHIHPYSTFSGTLYLHIPEGAGALQFEDPRLGFMMHAPQRLPSARPYRQVLMPVAPQRGTLLIWESWLRHEVATNRGAQPRLSLSFNYDLGLG from the coding sequence ATGAAAGAGATTCCGGCCGCCGCCACTCTGCTGCAACTGTTCGTCACCGAGGTCTATCGCTCCGAACTGGGCGGCACCTCGGCCGATCCGCTCCTGACGCGCCTTGAAGCGGCCTGTGAACGCACCGCCGCCGGTGATACGGCCGGACGCGACTGGGCCGCCGCTCAGGGCTATCTCGGCTACACCTCCTATGAAAGCATAGTCGACCTGAGGACCGAAGACCCGGTCTTTTCAGAACTGGTCAGCCTTCTGGATATTCAGGTCCTGCTCTATGCCCGGCTGATGGAACTGGACCTGCGCGGCAAGACCCCGCACCTCCAGAGCCTGTGGATCAACCGGCTGGATACCGGCGGCGCGCATTCCGGGCACATCCATCCTTACAGCACGTTTTCGGGCACCCTCTATCTCCACATTCCCGAGGGCGCCGGCGCGCTGCAATTCGAGGACCCGCGCCTGGGCTTCATGATGCACGCGCCCCAACGCCTGCCTTCGGCCCGGCCCTATCGTCAGGTGCTGATGCCGGTCGCGCCGCAACGCGGCACCCTGCTCATCTGGGAAAGCTGGCTGCGCCATGAGGTCGCCACCAACCGCGGCGCACAGCCGCGCCTTTCCCTCAGTTTCAACTACGATCTGGGGCTGGGCTGA
- the rplI gene encoding 50S ribosomal protein L9 gives MKVVLLERVENLGHIGEVVSVKDGFARNFLLPRHKALRANAQNLKFFEAQKEQIVARNAAARAAAEKQGAELDGQQYVMIRQAGETGQLYGSVTGRDVAEAIAETGGKVERNQIVLDTPIKTLGLHALKVRLHAEVSISITINIARSADEAERQASGENVIASQFEEDRMADEAAAADLLEGGAGQAIEDSYEY, from the coding sequence ATGAAAGTTGTTCTCCTGGAACGAGTCGAAAACCTCGGTCACATCGGCGAAGTCGTTTCCGTAAAGGACGGTTTTGCCCGTAACTTCCTGCTGCCGCGCCACAAGGCCCTGCGCGCCAACGCCCAGAACCTCAAGTTCTTCGAAGCGCAAAAGGAACAGATCGTCGCCCGCAACGCTGCCGCCAGGGCAGCCGCTGAAAAGCAAGGCGCCGAACTGGACGGTCAGCAGTACGTCATGATCCGTCAGGCTGGCGAAACCGGCCAGCTCTACGGTTCGGTTACCGGCCGTGACGTTGCCGAGGCGATCGCCGAAACCGGCGGCAAGGTCGAACGCAACCAGATCGTGCTCGACACGCCGATCAAGACCCTCGGCCTGCACGCCCTCAAGGTGCGCCTGCACGCCGAAGTCTCGATCTCGATCACGATCAACATCGCGCGCTCGGCCGATGAAGCCGAACGTCAGGCTTCGGGCGAGAACGTCATCGCGTCGCAGTTCGAAGAAGACCGCATGGCCGATGAAGCCGCTGCCGCCGACCTTCTCGAAGGTGGCGCCGGTCAGGCGATCGAAGACTCGTACGAATACTAA
- the rpsR gene encoding 30S ribosomal protein S18 produces the protein MAEDTTPATVGSPVGSAPARRPFFRRRKVCPFSGANAPKIDYKDVKLLQRYISERGKIVPSRITAVSQKKQRELAKAIKRARFLALLPYVVK, from the coding sequence ATGGCTGAAGACACCACCCCCGCCACCGTCGGTTCGCCCGTCGGCTCCGCTCCGGCCCGCCGTCCGTTTTTCCGCCGCCGCAAGGTGTGCCCGTTCTCCGGCGCCAACGCGCCGAAGATCGACTACAAGGACGTGAAGCTGCTGCAGCGTTACATTTCCGAGCGCGGCAAGATCGTGCCGTCGCGCATCACCGCCGTGTCGCAGAAGAAGCAACGTGAACTGGCCAAGGCCATCAAGCGCGCCCGCTTCCTGGCACTGCTGCCCTACGTCGTGAAATAA
- the rpsF gene encoding 30S ribosomal protein S6, translating into MALYEHVVLARQDISPQQAEALNDTLKALLEELGGSVAKIEYWGLRNLTYRVKKNRKAHYSLLSIDAPAAAVKEMERQLSINEDVIRFMTVRVEELDLELSPVLSRRDRPERPERGERTDRAETVEQ; encoded by the coding sequence ATGGCACTTTATGAACACGTCGTGCTCGCACGGCAGGACATTTCGCCGCAACAGGCGGAAGCTCTCAACGATACCCTCAAGGCGCTGCTCGAAGAACTGGGCGGCTCGGTCGCCAAGATCGAATACTGGGGTCTGCGCAATCTCACCTACCGCGTGAAGAAGAACCGCAAGGCGCACTACTCGCTGCTGTCCATCGATGCACCGGCGGCCGCCGTCAAGGAAATGGAACGTCAGTTGTCGATCAACGAAGACGTCATCCGCTTCATGACCGTCCGCGTCGAAGAGCTGGATCTGGAGCTGTCACCGGTTCTGTCGCGTCGCGACCGTCCGGAACGCCCTGAGCGTGGCGAACGCACTGACCGTGCTGAAACCGTCGAGCAATAA
- a CDS encoding peroxiredoxin: MTFRPALIAAALALTAVSPAFAALKVGDKAPDFTVEAATNGATHDFSLKSALKKGPVVVYFYPKAFTGGCSLEARQFSENMDKFKAKKISVVGLSADDVPTLKKFSSADCGGKFPVGSDKGAKIAEKYDAKMPAMPMSSRVSYIIGKDGKVAFVHDSGNAATHVPSLLAAADSLK, from the coding sequence ATGACCTTCCGCCCCGCCCTGATTGCCGCCGCCCTCGCCCTCACCGCCGTTTCGCCCGCCTTTGCCGCGCTGAAGGTCGGTGACAAGGCCCCCGATTTCACGGTCGAGGCCGCCACCAACGGCGCTACCCATGACTTTTCGCTGAAGAGCGCCCTGAAAAAGGGCCCGGTCGTCGTCTACTTCTACCCGAAGGCTTTCACCGGCGGTTGCTCGCTGGAGGCGCGTCAGTTCTCCGAAAACATGGACAAGTTCAAGGCCAAAAAGATCAGTGTGGTCGGTCTGTCCGCCGATGACGTCCCGACGCTGAAGAAGTTCTCCAGCGCCGACTGCGGTGGCAAGTTCCCCGTTGGCTCCGACAAGGGCGCAAAGATCGCCGAGAAATACGACGCCAAGATGCCGGCCATGCCGATGTCGAGCCGCGTCTCCTACATCATCGGCAAGGACGGTAAGGTCGCCTTCGTCCACGATTCCGGCAATGCCGCGACGCACGTCCCCAGCCTGCTGGCCGCCGCCGACAGCCTGAAATAG